One Alligator mississippiensis isolate rAllMis1 chromosome 1, rAllMis1, whole genome shotgun sequence genomic window carries:
- the SERTAD4 gene encoding SERTA domain-containing protein 4, giving the protein MTLVLPMNRFCEPIVSDGAAFPQPLWEPHCCSKASAAEPGPAPQPAGGAPCQPLPGSHYRGISNPITTSKITYFKRKYVEEEDFHPPLSSCTHKTISVFEERAHILYMSLEKLKFIDDPEVYLRRSVLINNLMKRIHGEIIMQNNWCFSACSFGSTSAQEWFMSQDCPYRKRLRMAKEECEKFHTCCFYQECGSHYLNLPFSVNTNGENSSSSSSSSSPISLPSCSQQVDYGIGNAPVYRSDDHILANEIFITNARSHGNQEKAKLNDEKGGNETERDGVTLNCEPMKGDLALECKGKFYDYFETGSNDKSNISESWKKSLRKKESLPSNKMCCSKGSKI; this is encoded by the exons ATGACCCTGGTGCTGCCCATGAACAGGTTCTGCGAGCCCATTGTCTCGGACGGAGccgccttcccccagcccctgtgggaGCCGCACTGTTGCAGCAAGGCCAGCGCCgcggagcccggcccggccccgcagcCCGCGGGCGGGgcgccctgccagcccctgccag GCTCACATTACAGGGGAATTTCAAATCCTATAACAACATCCAAGATCACATACTTTAAAAGGAAATATGTGGAAGAAGAGGATTTTCATCCACCACTCAGCAGCTGTACACATAAA ACAATCTCAGTTTTTGAGGAGCGGGCCCATATTCTCTACATGtctttggaaaaattaaaatttattgaTGATCCTGAAGTCTACCTGCGGAGATCTGTCCTTATAAACAATTTAATGAAGAGAATCCATGGAGAAATTATCATGCAAAACAACTGGTGCTTCTCTGCTTGCTCTTTTGGCAGCACCTCAGCACAAGAATGGTTCATGTCACAAGACTGTCCCTATAGAAAACGTCTCCGGATGGCAAAAGAGGAATGTGAAAAGTTCCATACATGCTGCTTTTATCAAGAGTGTGGCAGTCACTATTTAAATTTGCCATTCTCTGTTAATACTAATGGGGAaaattcttcctcctcctcttcctcctcctcccctatctCTTTGCCAAGTTGTTCCCAACAGGTGGATTATGGCATTGGCAATGCCCCTGTTTACAGGAGTGATGACCATATACTTGCCAATGAAATATTCATTACTAATGCCAGGTCTCATGGTAATCAGGAAAAGGCAAAATTAAATGATGAGAAAGGAGGTAATGAAACTGAACGAGATGGTGTCACTCTAAACTGTGAACCGATGAAAGGCGACCTTGCTCTTGAATGTAAAGGCAAATTTTATGATTATTTTGAGACTGGATCTAATGACAAGAGCAACATAAGTGAATCTTGGAAAAAATCCTTGAGGAAAAAGGAATCTTTACCAAGTAACAAAATgtgctgcagcaaaggaagtaaAATATGA